The window AGATGCCCGTTACTGATGGAACCCCCCGGAGAAAAGTCACCACCTCACACGGGAGGTATTATGTGGGGAGACTAGCTGCAGGGAGACGTAAAAAGGTCACCCTCATCCAGAACCTAAGGAGAAGAAAAGCTACGGTAGCTTTGAGAACCTCCACGATAAAGGTCGAAAAGGCACGCATCACAAAGAACGAGGCCCTGGCAATACTCGTGGGAACACAGATAGGGGCAGGGGTGCTTGGACTTCCCTATGCAGCCTCAAAGGTTGGCCTGATCCCAGCACTGGGCGTTCTCTTAGGAGTGATGCTTCTGATGCTGGCGACGGCATTCATAGTGCTGAAGTTCTCCGCCGAGATGGGCGGAGCACAGATGAGCACCATAGCCAACAGAACCCTCGGAAAGGCAGGAGGCTGGCTCATGTACATCAGCATATTCATAATGAGCTTCGGCGCGCTCCTCGCTTACATAGCGGGAATGGGCAGCGTCTTCTCCAGCCTCTTCGGTATAAGCGACACGCTTGGAGCGCTCATATTCTGGGTTCTGGCATCGCTCGTAGTTTACCACGGACTCGAAGCCAGCGGAAAGACCGAGCTCATAATGAGTTACATAATGCTCGCCCTCTTCATCGGCGTTACCCTGATGCTCACCCCCCACGCAGAGCTCGAAAACGGCCTCTACACCGACCTCTCGGGAATACTCAGCATAACCGGCGTTGCCATCTTCGCCCTCGGCTGCCACACCATAATCCCCGACGTCTACAAGGGACTCGGAAGCTACGAAGAGACCAAGAAGGTCATTATCCTGGCGTTCCTCATTCCAACGGCCATTTACGCTGTCTTTATGGCAGCATTCCTTCTCGCCTTTGGAAAGAACACCCCGCAAATCGCCACTCAGGGGCTCGAGCTGCTCTATGGCCACGTTGGCAAGCTCGTAGGCAACCTAATTCCGTTGCTGGCCATAACCACGAGCTATATAGGCATCGCCCTAGCTCAGCAGAGCAACAACGCTGAGTTCATGAGACTCAAGAAGCCGATAGCATGGGGACTGACGGTTATACCGCCGGCTACACTCTACTTT of the Thermococcus onnurineus NA1 genome contains:
- a CDS encoding aromatic amino acid transport family protein yields the protein MPVTDGTPRRKVTTSHGRYYVGRLAAGRRKKVTLIQNLRRRKATVALRTSTIKVEKARITKNEALAILVGTQIGAGVLGLPYAASKVGLIPALGVLLGVMLLMLATAFIVLKFSAEMGGAQMSTIANRTLGKAGGWLMYISIFIMSFGALLAYIAGMGSVFSSLFGISDTLGALIFWVLASLVVYHGLEASGKTELIMSYIMLALFIGVTLMLTPHAELENGLYTDLSGILSITGVAIFALGCHTIIPDVYKGLGSYEETKKVIILAFLIPTAIYAVFMAAFLLAFGKNTPQIATQGLELLYGHVGKLVGNLIPLLAITTSYIGIALAQQSNNAEFMRLKKPIAWGLTVIPPATLYFAGVKNFADVLAFAGDTGDFLAFIVLPILIYLASKLRK